One Paraglaciecola mesophila genomic region harbors:
- the rapA gene encoding RNA polymerase-associated protein RapA — protein MAQKHSFALGQRWLSDTQTELGLGTVVSVDNRAVSLLFPATGDSRVYAKQSAPLTRITFGEGDNITSHEGWEMKITSVTEHNDMLTYTGVRHDTEEEVNLKETFIDHHFQLNQPEQRLFAGQFDHPKWFDLREQCLNHQYSHSTSSLLGFVGARVDLIPHQLHIAAEVGRRFAPRVLLADEVGLGKTIEAALIIHQQLLTARAERVLIVVPSSLVHQWLVEMLRRVNLAFSIFDEERCSAMSGESGNPFESEQLVICSLDFLTHNSRYYELAMQAPWDLMVVDEAHHLIWSEGQPSQEYQVVQGLAQVTKGVLLLTATPDQLGHESHFARLRLLDPARFHDYQSFVKEEQQYSTLAQAISPLMSGDALSPENISAIESFAKDEDLGDINGMSTRQKTQLLHTLLDRHGTGRLLFRNSRAGVSGFPDRKLFTYSLEQPEEYITAQDEDPTNLALHLTPERNPDLVNSWFNLDPRVDWFIDKLHELKGEKVLTICANAGTALQLAEVLRVKAGTRATVFHEGMGIVERDKAANYFAQTEEGAQVLICSEIGSEGRNFQFAHHLVLFDLPQVPDLLEQRIGRLDRIGQTHDVCIHVPYFDMSAQQVLLDWYHQGLNAFEQTCPTGMTVYEETQELLHSCLMFPTDFAASENLINQTASLHKQLKERLEQGRDKLLELNSSGKGRVEKLQKEILAAEDSPTLELFMTRLFDTLGLAQEDKDESCYILRPTETMVATLPGLDEEGMTITYERTTATRLEHVNFFSWDHPMVQHAMETVTTEITGKSSVALGEDKSLPAGAYWLECLFVLSGKAEKSLQLDRFLPPTPIKICVDTTNSVIEKQFTKLDKVRGKMGNQLIKALTPQLTKALAVAQNQGEQDAEKVRKQCQKQMKSLLGGELKRMQSLQKVNPSIRDEEIEHLQQQIDDLKQVISDARVNLEAIRLIVNNP, from the coding sequence ATGGCGCAAAAACATTCATTCGCACTTGGTCAACGTTGGCTAAGCGATACCCAAACAGAACTTGGCTTAGGTACAGTGGTATCGGTTGATAATCGTGCGGTAAGCCTGTTATTTCCTGCTACCGGAGACAGTCGAGTTTACGCTAAACAAAGCGCCCCTCTTACGCGTATTACATTTGGTGAGGGCGACAATATTACCAGTCATGAAGGCTGGGAAATGAAAATCACTAGCGTCACCGAGCATAACGATATGCTGACCTATACTGGCGTGCGTCATGACACCGAAGAAGAAGTTAACTTAAAAGAAACCTTTATTGACCATCACTTTCAACTGAACCAACCTGAACAGCGCCTATTTGCTGGGCAGTTTGACCACCCAAAATGGTTTGATTTACGTGAGCAGTGCTTGAATCACCAATACAGCCATAGTACCTCTTCACTATTGGGCTTTGTGGGTGCCCGCGTTGACTTGATTCCACATCAGTTACACATAGCAGCCGAAGTTGGACGCCGCTTCGCTCCGCGAGTTTTGCTGGCTGATGAAGTGGGTTTGGGTAAAACCATTGAAGCTGCGTTGATTATTCATCAGCAGTTACTGACAGCTCGCGCTGAACGCGTTTTAATTGTTGTGCCGTCTAGCTTGGTACATCAATGGCTAGTAGAAATGTTACGCCGAGTTAATCTGGCATTTTCAATTTTTGATGAAGAACGTTGCAGCGCCATGTCAGGCGAAAGCGGTAATCCCTTTGAATCTGAACAACTGGTTATTTGTAGCCTAGATTTTTTAACCCACAACAGCCGCTATTACGAATTGGCCATGCAAGCCCCCTGGGATTTAATGGTGGTCGATGAAGCTCATCACCTTATTTGGAGTGAAGGGCAGCCCTCACAAGAATACCAAGTCGTTCAAGGGTTAGCCCAAGTCACAAAAGGCGTGTTGCTATTGACCGCTACCCCTGATCAGTTAGGTCACGAAAGCCACTTTGCGCGCCTACGCCTGCTGGACCCTGCTCGTTTTCATGATTACCAAAGCTTTGTCAAAGAGGAGCAACAGTACAGCACATTAGCCCAAGCGATTTCGCCCCTGATGTCAGGCGATGCTCTAAGCCCTGAAAACATATCCGCGATTGAATCTTTTGCCAAAGACGAAGACTTGGGTGATATCAATGGCATGTCCACAAGACAAAAAACGCAGTTGTTACATACTTTGTTAGACCGCCACGGTACAGGTCGTTTGCTGTTCCGCAATAGCCGAGCTGGGGTCAGTGGTTTCCCAGATCGCAAATTATTCACCTATAGCCTAGAGCAGCCAGAAGAATATATTACCGCTCAAGATGAAGATCCAACCAACTTGGCGTTGCATCTAACTCCTGAACGCAACCCTGACTTGGTTAATAGCTGGTTCAACTTAGATCCAAGAGTCGATTGGTTCATTGATAAACTGCACGAGCTTAAGGGAGAAAAAGTACTGACAATCTGCGCCAACGCAGGGACGGCATTGCAGCTGGCGGAAGTGTTGAGGGTAAAAGCTGGGACGCGCGCAACTGTGTTTCACGAGGGCATGGGGATCGTAGAGCGCGATAAAGCAGCAAATTATTTTGCCCAAACTGAAGAAGGCGCCCAAGTACTCATTTGTAGCGAAATAGGCAGTGAAGGCCGCAACTTCCAGTTTGCTCATCACTTGGTATTATTTGATTTACCTCAAGTGCCTGATTTGCTTGAGCAGCGTATCGGTCGTCTTGATCGTATTGGTCAAACCCACGACGTATGTATCCATGTGCCTTATTTTGATATGAGTGCTCAACAAGTTCTGCTTGATTGGTACCATCAAGGGCTAAATGCCTTTGAGCAAACCTGCCCCACAGGCATGACGGTATACGAAGAAACCCAAGAGTTGCTACATAGTTGCTTAATGTTCCCTACAGATTTTGCGGCCAGCGAAAACCTGATTAATCAAACCGCTAGCCTGCACAAGCAACTCAAAGAGCGTTTAGAACAAGGTAGAGACAAACTACTTGAGCTTAATTCATCGGGCAAAGGACGAGTTGAGAAATTGCAAAAAGAAATCCTTGCGGCTGAAGACTCTCCTACGCTTGAGTTATTTATGACCCGCTTGTTTGACACACTCGGACTTGCTCAAGAAGACAAAGATGAAAGTTGCTACATTTTACGCCCCACAGAGACCATGGTAGCGACATTACCAGGGCTTGATGAAGAAGGCATGACGATTACGTACGAACGCACCACCGCAACCCGTTTAGAACATGTGAATTTCTTCAGCTGGGATCACCCAATGGTGCAACACGCCATGGAAACCGTCACCACAGAAATCACCGGCAAAAGCTCAGTGGCATTAGGGGAAGACAAATCCCTACCAGCAGGGGCGTATTGGCTAGAATGTTTATTCGTGCTGTCAGGCAAAGCAGAAAAGTCACTGCAACTTGACCGCTTCTTGCCACCGACACCAATTAAAATCTGTGTTGATACCACTAATAGCGTCATCGAAAAGCAATTTACCAAGCTAGACAAAGTGCGCGGCAAAATGGGTAATCAACTGATCAAAGCCTTAACGCCCCAGTTGACCAAAGCGTTAGCGGTTGCACAAAACCAAGGCGAGCAAGATGCTGAAAAGGTACGTAAGCAATGCCAAAAGCAAATGAAGTCGTTGCTTGGCGGTGAATTAAAACGTATGCAAAGTTTACAAAAAGTGAACCCATCAATTCGTGATGAAGAAATTGAGCACCTTCAACAACAAATTGACGACTTGAAGCAGGTTATTAGTGACGCAAGGGTTAACCTAGAAGCCATCAGATTGATAGTCAACAACCCTTAA